One genomic segment of Mytilus trossulus isolate FHL-02 chromosome 4, PNRI_Mtr1.1.1.hap1, whole genome shotgun sequence includes these proteins:
- the LOC134715248 gene encoding uncharacterized protein LOC134715248, with translation MFKSCLLLFSVLTLTYGQAIQLMPGTTTKTQCKDKLPNCFAFKKDSCLAPYEQWAKDYCPVFCGFCVGPTTPVPPCEDIKPDCHVYQKSVCTDDAYRQWAFDNCAYYCRLCTSDQLIIKDSQVTTLPPSLCVDKRQDCDKYGKDSCTGPYITWATENCNRYCGFCTGLPTTTKPCIDAIPNCNQFQKDTCTNIKYKGWADANCSKHCGFCSDGSSSGNQPSVTSAPTFAPPQPQAPGNQPTPSATLAPPLPAGK, from the exons ATGTTCAAGTcttgtttactattgttttcagttttaactCTGACATATGGTCAGGCAATTCAGTTAATGCCAGGAACTACAACAAAAACac AATGTAAAGACAAATTACCAAACtgttttgcatttaaaaaagattCTTGTCTAGCACCATATGAACAATGGGCAAAAGATTACTGTCCAGTCTTTTGTGGATTCTGCGTAG gTCCAACAACCCCAGTACCACCTTGTGAGGACATCAAACCTGATTGTCATGTATACCAAAAATCTGTATGTACTGACGACGCATACAGACAATGGGCCTTTGATAATTGTGCGTACTACTGCCGACTCTGTACAT cGGACCAGCTTATTATTAAAGACAGTCAAGTAACAACTTTACCGCCATCAT tatGTGTGGATAAACGTCAAGACTGTGATAAGTATGGTAAAGACTCCTGTACAGGCCCATACATTACCTGGGCTACAGAGAACTGTAATCGTTATTGTGGATTCTGTACCG GTCTACCTACAACGACAAAGCCATGTATAGATGCCATACCCAATTGTAATCAGTTCcaaaaagatacatgtacaaacattAAGTACAAAGGATGGGCGGATGCAAACTGTAGTAAACATTGTGGTTTCTGCTCTGACGGAAGTAGTAGTG GTAATCAACCATCTGTAACTTCTGCTCCAACATTTGCACCACCTCAACCACAAGCTCCAGGAAATCAACCTACCCCTTCAG CTACATTGGCACCACCTCTACCTGCTGgtaaatga